One genomic region from Podarcis raffonei isolate rPodRaf1 chromosome Z, rPodRaf1.pri, whole genome shotgun sequence encodes:
- the LOC128406674 gene encoding potassium voltage-gated channel subfamily C member 1-like isoform X1: protein MMDRVMGSDSGHLGRIHWQLQGARIMKSTREKITLNFRGIRYKTYASTLQAFPGTKLSRLTGPQEASTEFDYDPNTGEFFFDRDTRVFEEVLNYCRTKHLHCPQYICKSVIEEELAFWEISEAALAPCCWQRLSDMESQQEDLALWDDSKDEDDQALLAQVGRGNNSCRAQWQPRIWTLFEKPFSSGSAKILAAISLVFNIGICILFIKKADVEIEFFVYGHEYNSTDTVLNEIHKYFPYLIPLEFFCVLWFLFEFSVRLTFCPNKKKFLTSPLNIADFISLFPIFIELCTHGQAWLGFVRALYTLKLLKILKLIEIPLMFQVLSYTSRSVFREIFIFMIIFIFESLFFGIVMFYTEVLYPVPESYFESISSCIWWAVITLTTVGYGDSYPITEFSQVIAACAALCGVLTIVIPIPIFLIKFKGYYDAAVIKERRKRKMEQAAMLSS, encoded by the exons ATGATGGACCGTGTGATGGGCAGCGATTCTGGACACCTTGG GCGGATACATTGGCAATTACAAGGAGCCAGGATTATGAAATCTACTAGAGAAAAGATCACCCTGAACTTCAGGGGAATCCGATACAAGACTTATGCTAGCACCCTCCAAGCCTTCCCTGGGACCAAACTGAGCCGCCTCACAGGGCCCCAGGAGGCATCCACCGAGTTTGACTATGACCCCAACACTGGAGAGTTCTTCTTCGACAGAGATACTCGTGTTTTTGAAGAGGTGCTGAACTACTGCAGGACCAAGCACCTCCACTGCCCTCAATACATCTGCAAGTCTGTCATTGAGGAGGAGCTGGCCTTTTGGGAGATCAGTGAGGCCGCCCTGGCTCCCTGTTGCTGGCAGAGGCTGAGCGACATGGAGAGCCAGCAGGAAGACCTCGCCCTCTGGGATGACAGCAAAGACGAAGATGACCAGGCTCTCCTGGCCCAGGTGGGAAGGGGGAATAATAGTTGCAGGGCCCAGTGGCAGCCCAGAATTTGGACCCTCTTCGAAAAACCGTTTTCCAGTGGTAGTGCAAAG ATTCTGGCCGCTATCTCCCTGGTCTTCAACATTGGGATTTGCATCCTtttcataaagaaggctgatgtaGAAATTGAGTTCTTTGTCTATGGACATGAATACAACAGCACTGACACCGTCCTCAATGAGATTCACAAATACTTCCCTTACCTCATCCCTCTGGAGTTTTTCTGCGTCCTCTGGTTCTTGTTTGAGTTTTCTGTGCGGCTTACGTTTTGCCCAAATAAAAAGAAGTTCCTGACCAGCCCCCTGAACATAGCTGACTTCATCTCCCTCTTTCCAATTTTCATCGAGCTTTGCACACATGGACAAGCCTGGCTGGGTTTTGTCCGTGCACTGTACACCCTCAAGCTCTTGAAGATCCTTAAGCTCATAGAAATCCCTCTAATGTTCCAGGTCCTTTCATACACGTCCAGGTCTGTCTTCAGAGAGATCTTCATCTTCATGATCATCTTTATCTTTGAAAGTCTGTTCTTCGGCATCGTCATGTTCTACACAGAGGTCCTTTACCCAGTACCTGAATCATATTTTGAGAGCATTTCATCCTGCATTTGGTGGGCAGTTATCACTTTGACCACTGTTGGTTATGGAGACTCGTACCCTATCACCGAATTCTCCCAAGTGATAGCAGCCTGTGCGGCACTCTGTGGCGTGCTGACCATAGTCATCCCAATCCCTATCTTTCTGATCAAGTTCAAGGGCTATTATGATGCTGCCGTGAtcaaggagaggaggaagaggaagatggaacaagcagCAATGCTATCATCCTAA
- the LOC128406674 gene encoding potassium voltage-gated channel subfamily C member 1-like isoform X2 has translation MKSTREKITLNFRGIRYKTYASTLQAFPGTKLSRLTGPQEASTEFDYDPNTGEFFFDRDTRVFEEVLNYCRTKHLHCPQYICKSVIEEELAFWEISEAALAPCCWQRLSDMESQQEDLALWDDSKDEDDQALLAQVGRGNNSCRAQWQPRIWTLFEKPFSSGSAKILAAISLVFNIGICILFIKKADVEIEFFVYGHEYNSTDTVLNEIHKYFPYLIPLEFFCVLWFLFEFSVRLTFCPNKKKFLTSPLNIADFISLFPIFIELCTHGQAWLGFVRALYTLKLLKILKLIEIPLMFQVLSYTSRSVFREIFIFMIIFIFESLFFGIVMFYTEVLYPVPESYFESISSCIWWAVITLTTVGYGDSYPITEFSQVIAACAALCGVLTIVIPIPIFLIKFKGYYDAAVIKERRKRKMEQAAMLSS, from the exons ATGAAATCTACTAGAGAAAAGATCACCCTGAACTTCAGGGGAATCCGATACAAGACTTATGCTAGCACCCTCCAAGCCTTCCCTGGGACCAAACTGAGCCGCCTCACAGGGCCCCAGGAGGCATCCACCGAGTTTGACTATGACCCCAACACTGGAGAGTTCTTCTTCGACAGAGATACTCGTGTTTTTGAAGAGGTGCTGAACTACTGCAGGACCAAGCACCTCCACTGCCCTCAATACATCTGCAAGTCTGTCATTGAGGAGGAGCTGGCCTTTTGGGAGATCAGTGAGGCCGCCCTGGCTCCCTGTTGCTGGCAGAGGCTGAGCGACATGGAGAGCCAGCAGGAAGACCTCGCCCTCTGGGATGACAGCAAAGACGAAGATGACCAGGCTCTCCTGGCCCAGGTGGGAAGGGGGAATAATAGTTGCAGGGCCCAGTGGCAGCCCAGAATTTGGACCCTCTTCGAAAAACCGTTTTCCAGTGGTAGTGCAAAG ATTCTGGCCGCTATCTCCCTGGTCTTCAACATTGGGATTTGCATCCTtttcataaagaaggctgatgtaGAAATTGAGTTCTTTGTCTATGGACATGAATACAACAGCACTGACACCGTCCTCAATGAGATTCACAAATACTTCCCTTACCTCATCCCTCTGGAGTTTTTCTGCGTCCTCTGGTTCTTGTTTGAGTTTTCTGTGCGGCTTACGTTTTGCCCAAATAAAAAGAAGTTCCTGACCAGCCCCCTGAACATAGCTGACTTCATCTCCCTCTTTCCAATTTTCATCGAGCTTTGCACACATGGACAAGCCTGGCTGGGTTTTGTCCGTGCACTGTACACCCTCAAGCTCTTGAAGATCCTTAAGCTCATAGAAATCCCTCTAATGTTCCAGGTCCTTTCATACACGTCCAGGTCTGTCTTCAGAGAGATCTTCATCTTCATGATCATCTTTATCTTTGAAAGTCTGTTCTTCGGCATCGTCATGTTCTACACAGAGGTCCTTTACCCAGTACCTGAATCATATTTTGAGAGCATTTCATCCTGCATTTGGTGGGCAGTTATCACTTTGACCACTGTTGGTTATGGAGACTCGTACCCTATCACCGAATTCTCCCAAGTGATAGCAGCCTGTGCGGCACTCTGTGGCGTGCTGACCATAGTCATCCCAATCCCTATCTTTCTGATCAAGTTCAAGGGCTATTATGATGCTGCCGTGAtcaaggagaggaggaagaggaagatggaacaagcagCAATGCTATCATCCTAA
- the LOC128406675 gene encoding potassium voltage-gated channel subfamily C member 1-like, giving the protein MEVSAGKVILNVGGMRYETYLSTLQAFPGTKLWSLTEPQANTKHDHDPSTQEFFFDRSGRLFGQVLNYYSTKQLHCPAGVCESAFEEELDFWGLTGTQLAPCCWRGPQEEVHDIGIVDEQDNDQGLLIQEERRSGCQYARWRAKLWDLFEKPHSSKRAMGLAVVSLLFTIAIIIILCEESKGFIKSITPEHTIESHHHHYYHHFFPSAYSYEVAPYLLHLELFFILCFTAEFFIRIMCCPDLKKFLKNPLNIADLLSLFPVYIELSLARPSQEPHPQESHPLVQWLGLCRIIYIIKLLKVLRLVETPLMLRVLPCMFKSILREILIFLLIFASEVFFFGTLCFYGELLSTNFKIGFGDIGEAFWWAVITLTTVGYGELVPVSVTGQAIAACTALCGVLTIVVPVPIFLFSFKGCYDAAVIKERRKRKAMEAVTLLS; this is encoded by the exons ATGGAGGTCTCCGCCGGAAAGGTCATTCTGAACGTTGGAGGCATGCGCTATGAAACGTACCTTAGCACCCTGCAGGCTTTCCCAGGGACCAAACTGTGGAGCCTCACAGAGCCCCAGGCCAACACAAAACATGACCATGACCCTAGCACCCAGGAGTTCTTCTTTGATCGGAGTGGCCGGCTGTTTGGGCAGGTGCTGAACTACTACAGCACAAAGCAACTCCATTGCCCTGCAGGTGTCTGTGAATCTGCCTTTGAGGAAGAGCTGGATTTCTGGGGGCTCACAGGCACCCAGCTGGCCCCCTGTTGCTGGAGAGGGCCCCAAGAGGAGGTGCACGACATTGGGATTGTCGACGAGCAAGACAACGACCAGGGTCTCCTGATCCAGGAAGAAAGAAGGAGTGGCTGTCAGTATGCCCGGTGGCGGGCCAAATTGTGGGATCTCTTTGAAAAGCCCCATTCCTCTAAACGTGCAATG GGTTTGGCAGTTGTTTCTCTGCTGTTCACCATCGCCATAATCATCATCCTCTGTGAGGAGTCCAAGGGGTTCATAAAAAGCATCACCCCAGAACATACTATAGAGAGCCACCACCACCATTACTACCATCACTTCTTTCCCTCTGCCTATTCTTACGAAGTGGCCCCCTACCTCCTCCACCTTGAGCTTTTCTTCATCCTCTGCTTCACGGCTGAGTTCTTCATACGGATCATGTGCTGCCCAGATTTGAAGAAATTCCTGAAGAACCCTCTGAACATCGCTGATCTCCTCTCCCTGTTCCCAGTTTACATTGAGCTGTCCTTGGCCAGACCTTCACAGGAGCCACACCCTCAGGAGTCACATCCTCTGGTCCAGTGGCTGGGTCTGTGCCGCATTATTTACATCATCAAACTCCTGAAGGTATTGAGGCTGGTGGAGACACCTCTGATGCTGAGGGTGCTGCCTTGCATGTTCAAATCCATCCTGAGAGAGATACTCATCTTCTTGTTGATTTTTGCTTCTGAAGTCTTTTTCTTTGGCACCCTCTGCTTTTATGGGGAGCTGCTGAGTACCAACTTTAAAATAGGGTTTGGTGACATTGGCGAGGCCTTCTGGTGGGCGGTCATCACTCTGACCACTGTAGGGTATGGAGAACTTGTCCCTGTCAGTGTCACCGGCCAAGCGATAGCAGCTTGCACTGCACTCTGTGGTGTGCTGACCATCGTTGTCCCAGTCCCGATCTTTCTGTTCAGTTTCAAGGGCTGTTATGATGCTGCTGTGAtcaaggagaggaggaagaggaaagcaatGGAAGCAGTGACGCTGTTGTCCTGA